Proteins found in one Solitalea lacus genomic segment:
- a CDS encoding SRPBCC family protein: MIAIKILVVLIAIISVALVIAMFSRKNYTLKRETVVNRPRQEVFDFIKLNKNQKKYSKWLNFDPATKIEFKGAHDGTPGSILCFESRDQKTGKGEWEIKKVVDGSRVDFELRFLAPFVFTANGYFELQTVSSNQTNVKWVYNSGMNWPMNFMLLFLDMEKLVGKDLGESLNNIKTTLEK, from the coding sequence ATGATTGCTATCAAAATTTTAGTGGTACTAATTGCAATAATTTCAGTTGCTTTAGTAATTGCCATGTTCTCAAGGAAGAACTATACACTTAAAAGGGAAACTGTCGTCAACCGGCCGAGGCAGGAAGTTTTTGATTTCATTAAGCTTAATAAAAATCAAAAAAAATACAGTAAATGGTTAAACTTTGATCCCGCTACGAAAATTGAGTTTAAAGGAGCGCATGATGGAACTCCCGGTTCAATCTTATGCTTTGAAAGTAGAGATCAGAAAACTGGAAAAGGTGAATGGGAAATAAAGAAGGTGGTTGATGGAAGCAGAGTAGATTTTGAACTTAGATTTTTGGCACCATTTGTATTTACAGCTAATGGCTATTTTGAACTGCAAACCGTATCCTCAAATCAAACTAATGTAAAATGGGTATATAACAGCGGTATGAACTGGCCAATGAATTTCATGCTTTTATTTTTAGACATGGAAAAACTAGTTGGA